In Haloplasma contractile SSD-17B, the following are encoded in one genomic region:
- the mug gene encoding G/U mismatch-specific DNA glycosylase has translation MNPINDHLKRNLNILFVGYNPSLRSAETGYHYANPSNRFWKILYRSGLTPRKYNADENDKLLELGYGLTNIVSRPTRAASDITKDEYIQGKTELIEKIKYYQPKIICFVGKGVYLKYSGKKKAGWGMQDESVVPGIIDYVAPSSSGLVRMKIEDVVKIYSKLAKIK, from the coding sequence ATGAACCCAATAAATGATCATCTTAAACGAAACTTGAATATTCTTTTTGTCGGCTATAACCCAAGCCTTCGATCCGCGGAAACGGGTTATCATTATGCAAATCCTAGTAATCGTTTTTGGAAAATATTATATCGTAGTGGTTTAACACCACGGAAATACAATGCGGATGAAAATGATAAACTATTAGAGTTAGGTTACGGACTAACAAACATAGTATCGAGGCCAACAAGAGCCGCAAGTGACATCACAAAAGATGAATATATACAAGGTAAAACAGAGTTAATAGAAAAAATTAAATATTATCAACCTAAGATTATTTGTTTTGTAGGAAAAGGCGTTTATCTTAAATATAGTGGTAAGAAAAAAGCAGGATGGGGAATGCAAGATGAATCGGTGGTCCCTGGAATAATCGATTATGTAGCACCGTCTTCAAGTGGGTTAGTAAGAATGAAGATAGAAGATGTTGTTAAGATTTATAGTAAACTAGCTAAGATTAAATAA
- a CDS encoding LptM family lipoprotein — MKKVLDLTLIVSIVFLLTACNNQGELGTATGQSTNQNQSGNQSDAPAVETTDEEETSEVEVTEIAYQINDSSLDYEWMDHTDMFTKYQFKDGTTIFKNYPKNRSGSEFIAYDGDGNKQWQKEFDNIIVIDTFRDGILFEIGSDLFKIDLKGDIDWFFNCRESSKVIDIEDGGTIYQLIGLENRDHKTTFVKIDHDGNIEWQKGPIDLRNITHKDSTKIVYGEYRDGDYYYVLLDQKGNEIFNRIVEYPDRYFVTEQSFYLLDARKNELQRFDLNRKLIYTVTDINIEHFYFEFENQLVVSTGDKITKISSDGEIANEVTYTSIGLSDPKFVTSYEDGSYLVDSDSHFSSKFVKLDIDGNVLSEQDFDNKLVYIQKFSNGNILFEHTEIFDDTITLFVFDSSFNQIYQFEEFTMGYEYLLQNGDVKYTYGTLNGIGRGHIRFEQDGNIYLTKRDSDTEQLLHIDEEGNEEHLFDIYNYNDKNYGSGNVYNIFYMNNNKFLIHLYDDEPITIICDNEGNKELEGEYFGVFIKSHYERHFYLKTEDGIRELILSIPADVDH; from the coding sequence ATGAAAAAGGTATTGGATTTAACTTTAATTGTAAGTATTGTTTTTCTATTAACTGCATGCAACAATCAAGGAGAACTAGGGACTGCAACAGGTCAATCAACTAATCAAAATCAATCTGGTAATCAATCAGATGCACCAGCTGTAGAAACAACTGACGAAGAAGAAACATCTGAAGTAGAAGTAACTGAGATAGCTTATCAAATTAACGATAGTAGTTTAGATTACGAGTGGATGGATCATACCGATATGTTCACAAAGTATCAATTTAAAGATGGAACTACCATATTTAAAAATTATCCTAAAAATAGATCAGGAAGTGAGTTTATTGCTTATGATGGTGACGGTAATAAACAATGGCAGAAAGAATTTGATAATATTATAGTCATTGATACATTTCGTGACGGTATTTTATTTGAAATAGGTTCCGATTTATTTAAAATTGATTTAAAAGGTGATATCGACTGGTTTTTTAACTGTAGAGAATCATCGAAAGTAATTGATATAGAAGATGGAGGAACTATATATCAATTAATAGGTTTAGAAAATAGAGACCACAAAACTACTTTTGTAAAAATAGACCATGATGGTAACATTGAATGGCAAAAAGGACCTATTGATCTCCGTAATATAACACATAAAGACAGTACGAAAATAGTATATGGAGAGTACAGAGATGGTGATTACTATTATGTATTACTTGACCAGAAAGGAAATGAGATATTTAATCGTATTGTTGAATATCCGGATAGGTATTTTGTAACAGAACAATCTTTTTATTTATTAGATGCAAGAAAGAATGAATTACAAAGGTTTGATCTTAATAGAAAGTTAATCTATACAGTCACAGATATTAACATCGAACATTTCTATTTCGAGTTTGAAAATCAGTTAGTTGTTTCAACGGGCGATAAGATCACTAAAATAAGTTCAGACGGAGAAATAGCTAATGAAGTAACGTATACATCTATTGGGTTATCAGACCCTAAATTTGTGACTTCATATGAAGATGGAAGCTATCTAGTAGACAGTGATAGCCATTTTTCAAGTAAGTTTGTTAAATTAGATATAGATGGGAACGTGTTGTCAGAACAGGATTTTGATAATAAACTAGTATATATTCAGAAGTTTTCTAATGGAAATATTCTTTTTGAACATACTGAAATTTTTGACGATACAATTACATTATTTGTATTCGATTCTTCATTTAATCAAATATACCAATTTGAAGAGTTTACTATGGGTTATGAATATCTATTACAAAATGGAGATGTAAAATATACATATGGTACCTTAAATGGAATAGGTAGAGGTCATATCCGATTTGAGCAGGATGGTAATATTTACTTAACAAAACGAGACTCAGATACTGAACAATTACTTCATATTGATGAAGAAGGAAATGAAGAGCATTTATTTGATATATATAACTATAATGATAAAAATTATGGATCAGGTAATGTTTATAATATATTCTATATGAATAATAATAAGTTTCTTATCCATTTATACGATGATGAACCGATCACCATTATTTGTGATAATGAAGGTAATAAGGAGTTAGAGGGAGAATATTTTGGTGTTTTTATAAAAAGTCATTATGAGAGACATTTTTATCTTAAAACTGAAGATGGAATTCGTGAACTAATACTCTCTATACCGGCTGATGTGGACCATTAA